The Mycolicibacterium aurum genome segment TGGATGGCCCGATCGACAGAGTCCGCCGGGCGGTCACCGAGGGAGGGTCCGCCGACGGTCCGGACGACACCGTCCTGGTCCGCACAGCCGACCACGGCGACCTCCTCGGCGCCCACGGCGGCATGAACCAGAAGTGGTTCAACCTCTATGACGAGGCCACCCGGGTGCCGTTCGTCATCGCCCGCGTGGGCCGCGACGCCACGCGGCAGCGCACGGTGTCCGCCCCGACGTCACACGTCGACCTCGTCCCCACGCTGCTGTCAGCGGCGGGCGTCGATATCGAGGCCGTCGCGGCCACACTCGCGCCGTCGTTCTCGGAGATCCATCCTTTGCCCGGTCGCAACTTGATGCCCGTCGTCGACGGCGCACAGGCAGACAGGGACCGCGCGGTGTACCTGATGACGCGCGACAACGTGCTCGAAGGTGACACCGGCGCGTCCGGACTGGCCCGTATGCTGCGGCTGACATCGAATGTCCCTGCGCCGCTGCGTATTCGCATTCCCGCCCATACCGCCGCCAACTTCGAGGGCCTGGTGCTCCGAGTCGATGATCAGGCGGCGCCGGGTGGGGCCGGGCACCTGTGGAAACTGGTCCGCTCGTTCGACGACCCGTCCACGTGGACCGAGCCGGGCGTACGCCACCTCGCCGCCGACGGCATGGGCGGGCCGACCTACCGCCGCGATCCCCTCGACGACCAGTGGGAGCTCTACGACCTCACCGCGGATCCGACAGAGATCCACAACCGGTGGTCCGACCCGGATCTGCACGAGCTGCGCGCGCATCTGCGCACACAGCTCAAACAGCAACGCGCGCAGTCGGTTCCCGAGCGCAACAGGCCGTGGCCGTACGTCCGGCGTCAACCCTCGAAGCTGCCGCGACGGTCGGCGCGACGAGCTGTCCGGCGGCTGCTGGGACGCCCTTGACTCAGGTCCTCGCGAACTGCTTCTCGTCGTAGAGCCGCGCCCATTCCGCCCGCGGGCGGATCGACACGTCGACGTCGGTTGCCTTGGCGCGCAGGGCCCCTGCGGTGGCTTGCTCCCGCGGCGTCAGCGCGAACGGGTCCCAGCCGAAGAACCGGCAGGAGTTCTCCCAGGTGATCTTGTTGATGTCGGAGTCGGACGCGCCTGCGGCGTCGAGCTCGGCCAGCACCTGCTCGGGCGCATCGGGCCAGAAACAGTCCGAGTGCGGGTAGTCGCACTCCCACGCGATGATGTCGATACCGATCTCATGGCGCAGCTTCAGCGACGTCTTGTCGGTGACATAGCACGCGAGTGAGTGTTCCCGGAATACGTCGCTGGGCATCTTGTCGCCGAAGTCGCGGCGCAGCCACTTCTGGTTGGTGTAGTGGCGGTCGCTGCGATCCAGATAGAACGGGATCCAGCCGATGCCCCCCTCGGAGAAGGCGAATTTCAGGTCCGGGTAGTTGCGCATCGCCGGGCCCCACAGCAGATCCTGGGCACACATGGCCGAGACCTGGGTCGCAAGGATGATCAGGTTGTCGATCGGGGCATTGGGCGCCATGCTGATCGCTCCGAAACCGGTGCCGATGTGCAGGCACATGACCACGTTCTCTTCGGAGAGTGTGCGGAACACCGGGCCCCAGTACTCGTCGTCGTGGTAGCTCGGCAGCCCTTCGAGATGTGGCAGTTCCGGCATCGTGACCGCACGGCAGCCCTTGGCCGCGACACGGCGGATCTCGGCGCACATCGCCTCGGGATTCCACGTGGGCAACACCGCGATCGGGATGAAGCGGTCGGGATACGAGCCCGCCCATTCGTCGATGTGCCAGTCGTTGTACGCCGACACCATCACCAAGGTGACGTCTTCGCGATGCATGTTCAGATGCCGGGCCGAGAACCCGGTGAACGTCGGAAAGCACATCGACGCCAGGATGCCGTTGCGGTTCATGTCGCGCACGCGCTCGTGGACGTCGTACACGCCCGGGCGCATCTCGGCGAAGCCGGCGGGATCGCGGCCCCACTCCTCGGGGGGCCAGGACACCACGGCGTTGAGTCCGCTCACGCCCTGCGGCCTGCCCTGGTACATCCACTGGTCGACGCCTTTGTCGTCGGTCACGACGATGGGCGCCTCCGCCTTGTACTTGGCCGGAACGTGGTTGAGGAACATGTCGGGCGGTTCCACCACGTGGTCGTCGATACTCACCAGGATCAGGTCGTCTTTGTGCACAGCACTCCTCGAGTCCGCAGTTCTCTTTTCAGTAGTACCGTCTGAAGGCGTGACCGTCTCTGCGTCTTCGGACAGAGTCTTGTCCAGAGCGGCCAGGTTGCCCGCTCAGCCAGTGGGTGGCCGCCGCGTCATCGAGTTGCGCCGCGGCGGTCAGGCGCTGGGCGGCAGCTATCTGTACGAAGGCGACGCTCTGATCACCGGCTGGCATTCGCATGAGGTACACCAGATCGAGTACGCCCTGCACGGTGTGGTCGAGGTGGAGACCGACTCCGCGCACTATCTGCTTCCGCCCCAGCAGGCCGCATGGATCCCGGCGGGGCTCGAACACCAGGCCGTGATGAACCCCGACGTCAAGACGGTCGCGGTCATGTTCGATCGCAGCCTGATCGCCGACGGCGGCGATCGGGCCCGGATCCTCGCGGTGTCCCCGCTGATCCGAGAGATGATGATCTACGCGCTGCGCTGGCCGATCGAGAGAGCTCGCGGCGACGAGACGTCGGACCGATTCTTCGGAACCCTGGCGGCGCTGGTCACCGAAGCGCTCGATCACGAAGCGCCACTGAGCCTTCCGACGTCCGACAACCCGATCGTCGCCGCGGCGATGGACTACACCAAACAGCACCTGGGCACGGTGACGTCCGAAGACGTCAGTCGAGCCGTGTCGGTTTCGGAGCGCACCCTGCGCAGACTGTTCGCGGACACGCTCGGATTGTCTTGGCGGACTTATCTTCTGCACGCACGCATGCTGCGCGCCATGGCGCTGCTCGCCGCCCCCACGCAGTCGGTGCAGGAGACCGCATCCGCGGTGGGTTTTGACAGCGTCAGCTCCTTCACCCGTGCGTTCTCGCAATTCTGCGGCGAAACGCCATCCGCGTACCGGCGACGGGTCGCCTCGGCGACGGACTGACGCTTATTCGGAGTCCGGACGCCGGAACAGCCCTTCCCGCAGTAGCGCATCGGTGGCGTCCCGCCATCGGTTGAGCTGATTGGGCGTGATGAAAGGTTCCGGTAGGTGCCGGTCGAGGTGAGGCCGAAGGCTGACGGCACCCAGAGCGAGAACCAGACTGTTGATCGCCGCCCACGTAAGGTCGACGTCGTCGCGTAACTCCCCGCGGTCATGGCGTTCCTGCCATCGCGCGATCCCCGTGGTCATGAGCGTGTCGAAGATCTTGGCGCCCACCGGACTGCCGTCGACGAGTGCCCGCCCCAGATAGGCCGCCACCTCGGGCTGTTCGACGAACAGCGTGTTTATCCTGGCGCCGATCTCGGCCACGGAGTCCGTGGGTGGATCCGACAGAGGCTGGGCGATTGTCGCGGTGAGCAACCGCAGGACGTACTCGTCGACAGCCTCGATCAAGCCCGCCTTCGTTGCAAAGTGGTGCTGCACCGACCCCAGCGATACTCCCGCCGCAGCGGCCACGCCCCGCATGGTGCTGGCACCCGTGCCGTGGGCGGCGAAACTCTTCAGCGCCGCAGCCTGAATCCGCTCGATGAACCGCGGCTCCACGGCATTTCTCCGGCTCGGTTCAGAAACCACACCGACCACCGTAAACAACGCCCCCAGCAAACCGAAGTCGACAATACAGCCGTATCGCCTTTACGATACAAGTGTATTGCCGAAGGGGGAAGGGAAGGTGTCCATGAGTTCGATGAGTTCGATAACGATCGAAGAGGAAGCGTGGACCGCGCCGTGTACGCGCGATCCCGACCGCTGGACCACAGTGGCCGACGACGGCGCCAAAGCGCTGTGTCGCGCGTGCCCGCGTCGCTGGCAGTGCGCGCGGGAGGCCTGCGTGATGCCTGGCGCAGTAGGGCTGTGGGCAGGCATCGTGCTGCCCGAGGGCGGGCGCAACCGCCAGTTTGCGCTCAAGCAACTGCGCTCGCTGGCAGAGCGCAACGGCCACCCGGTCAGGAGGAGATGAGGGCGTCAGCCGAGTGGGCTGCGAACGGGCGTGTCGGAGGACGGCTGGCACGTCGACGCCATGAAGTCGTCGAGAAGATCTACGACATCGTTCGGCTTCTCGACGTGCGGGAAGTGTCCGACGCCCGGCAGCACTTCGAGGCGGCAACCCGGCCGAAGGTCGTCGAGTGCATGACCGTGCTCGACGGGAATGATCCGGTCCTGATCGCCCCAGATGATCATCAGGGGCAATTCGGTGGTCAGGTGCATCTTATTCAGGGCGCTGACCGCCTGCCCTCGATAGTCGACCACCGATCTGAGCGTGCGGAGGAAGGCCTGGCGGGTCTGCGGGTCCGACAACGATGAGTAGGCACTCCACATCTCGGCTCCGCGGGGCGACTGGATACTCGCGGCGGACAACCAGGAGCGCAGCTTGTTGCCGATGGTGATGACCGGAGGAGGTGCGATGACAGGCATGATGAGCTCTGCGCCCGGCGCCGACAGCAGGCGAAGTGTCCAACCGACGTCTTGTCCGAGACCACCGCTGCTGATCAGGACCAACCGCTGGCAGTAGTCGGGGTGTTGATAGACGAACTGCATCGCGACGCCGCCACCCAGCGATTGACCGACCACCGTGACTCGCGAGACGCCCAGTTCGTCCAGCAGATCGCGGAGGAAGACCGCGAACGCGCCGAGGGAGTAGTCACTGCGGGGCTTGGCCGATTCGCCGTGCCCGAGGAGATCCGGGGCGATGACGCGATAACGCTTCGACAGCTGCGGCATGACGGCACGCCAGGTCTGCGAACTTCCCGCCATGCCGTGGAGCAAGAGCAGGGTCTCGGGACCGCTGCCCTCGTCCCGATATGCCACTTTGTCGCCGTGCAGGTGTACGAACTTCAGATCGCTCATGTCCACTGGGGTCCCCCGTCTGGTGTGGATTACTCGCCATCGTCGCAGAAGACTGCCGCTCTAACCCACACCAGTGGGCAGCGCAACCGGGTGGGCGGACAGTGAGCGTAGTCACGACCCACCGCCGGGTGATGAAAGGTTTCACCGCCGGACCGCGGGGTATTTACGTCGGAGCAACCGCACGCCCGAAGGAGCACCCATGGTCGAGCCGGCCGTCCCCACCACCGTCGACGCCGACGATCCGTTCAACGAGGCTGTCGCGACCACTGGGCTCTTCCTCATCGTCACCGCCATCATCTCCCTGGCGTTCGCACTCGCGAGCTGGGGCCTGGACGAGACGCTGATCGCCGCATTCGCCGGGGCTGCCGCGGTGGTCAGCTTCGCGGCGAGCATCCTCTGCTTCAAGGCGCAGGCCATCGACGCCGCCCCGGCGGCGATCGAGGTATCTGCCTAATCCCGCTTCCCGGGTCGCCCCGGGTGCGCGGAACGGCGATTTCGCTCACATTGCCACTCACAACGCTGTTTCGTGTTGCATCGGAACCGATATTGCTGTGGCATTGATCCGCAGTGGTTGTCACCGGCGAAAGCGCTTGCCCAGACACGCTAAGCAGTTGCACAGTTCGGCCTGCTCGACGTAAACATTCACTATCGACAAGAGATTTGGCCTGCTTACCATAGTTAGCTGTGCTTAAAATGACGTCCTCGTCAAATTTATCGCGTTCCATTCCAGGCGCGGCGCGAGTGTCCAGTCGAGAGGATTCGGTGCGAGTGAACGTCGCAGCCCCCGGCCGTATCGGTTTCGGGTCCGAGGCCGATGCGACGGCGTCAGGCGCCGAAACGCCCAGCCGCCACTCGCCGAGCGGGGGCTGACACGGCATGTCCATCGCCGGCCACTACCTCGTCAACACCTCCAATCTCGGCCAAGCCGAGGACATCCTCGGCAAAGCGTACGGTCGCGTAACCATTGCCCCGAACGGGGCGGAAGCCGAACCGTGGATCCGCGTCTGGCGTACCCGCGTGGGCCCGGCCACGCTTGATGACGCCGAGATCAGCTCCTCGATCCGCTACGAGCTGGATACGCCGAACGGCGTTGTCCTGTGCCGGGTGCGCGCCGGCCGCGTCGATCTCCGCACCGACGACCATGTCGGTTCCTACGGGCGCGGCGACGTCATGGCAGTCGTCGGCGACGGCGTCACCATGACCGGCGTGCTGGCGGATGCCCGGTGCGACATCGTGTCGTTCGACCCGAGCGTGCTCGACGACGGCGCGGTCGCGGCCAGGCACGTCGACTGCCCGGCGGCGATAAAGCGCGTCGCCTCACCGGTGAGCGCATCGGCAGGACAGCTCGTGGCAGATGTCATCGTTCACATCCGCCACTTCATCGCCAACAATCCTCAGGTCTCCGGCGAACCGTTGGTCGTCGCCAGCGCTGCCCGCTACCTCCTGGCAACCGCGATGACCGCGTTCCCCCGCTCAGCCTTCCTCGCATGAGAGTCAGTTCACCTGCGCAGCAAGGCATTTCATGCACGCTCAGATGACAGTGCCGAGTGCGGGCGGTGGGACTCGAACCCACACGTTCTTCCGAACACGGGCACCTAAAGCCCGCGCGTCTGCCATTTCGCCACGCCCGCAGTGGCTGTGATCGTACCAACGCGGCGTGTCGCGACCCCACGCCAGACACCGCCCGCGTGGACGAATTCATCGGACCGAACGTCGTCGCGGTACCGTTGAGCAGTGTCCACTACGCGGCGTAGGAGGCCGGCGCTCATCCTGTTGATGATCGCCGCCGCCAGCGGCTGTCTCGCCTTGGCGTGGTGGCAATGGACCCGTTTCGAATCGACCGCGGGCGACTTCCAGAACCTCGGGTACGCATTCCAGTGGCCGCTCTTCGCAGGATTCTGCGTGTACGCGTACTTCAAGTTCGTCCGCCTGGAAGACGCTCCGCCCGAGCCCCGCTCGCAGCACACTGTCACCGAGATCCCGGCGGGGTTGCTTCCCGAGCGACCCCGGCCGGACCCGCGCGCCGGCGTCCATTCCGACGAGGACGCCGATCCGACCCTGCGTGAATACAACGCCTACCTGGCCGAGCTGGCCAAAGCAGACACCGATGACCAGAAGAAGACAGGAACCGGTACGTGACCGCACCTGAATCCCCGCCACCCATCACCCCCGTCGAGGCCGTGCGCAAGGCACTCACCGGGTACCGCGTCCTGGCGTGGGCAACCGGCCTGTGGCTTATCGCCCTCTGCTACGAGATGGTGCTGAAGTACGGCTTCAACGACGACTCACTCGGCTGGATCGCGGTCGTGCACGGCTGGGTGTACTTCGTCTACCTGCTGTTCACCGCCAACTTGGCCGTCAAGGTGCGGTGGCCCATCGCCAAGACCGTCGGCGTACTGCTGGCAGGCACCATCCCCCTGGTCGGCATCGTGGTCGAGCACTTCCAGACGCAGAACATCAAGGCCCAGTTCGGCATCACCTAGCTACACTCGGGCAGATGTCAGGCCGCCCCGGCGCGCGCTGGAGCGCCGGTGGGGCAGCCCGACCGAGCGCCGCGTCTCCCCGAGAACCCGCCCTCACCGGGCTGCGCGCTGTCGCCGCCATTCTCGTGGTCAGCACGCACGCGGCCTTCGCGACCGGCTACCTGTCACAGGGCTACCTCGGTGCGGTGTCCGCCCGTCTGGAGATCGGTGTGGCGATCTTCTTCGTGCTCTCGGGATTTCTGCTGTTCCGGCCGTGGGTGCGTGCCGCCGCCGAGGACCGGCCCGCACCGTCTGTGCGCCGCTACGGCCGGCACCGGGTGCGCCGCATCGTCCCGGCCTACCTGATCACGGTGGTAGCGGCCTTTGAGGTCTACACCGTCTTCACCCCCGGGCCCAATCCGGGGCAGACGTGGGAGGGCTTGCTCCGTCATCTGACCCTCACGCAGATCTACACCGACGACTACGCGGCGACGCTGCTGCACACCGGCCTCTCCCAAATGTGGAGCCTGGCCGTCGAGGTGTCGTTCTACCTCGCACTTCCCGCCTTCGCATTCCTGTTGCTGCGCGTGCTGTGCCGCGACCGGTGGCAGCCCCGCCGTGCGCTGACCGGCATCGCACTCCTGGCCGCGGTGACGCCCGGGTGGCTCGTCGTCGTCGCCGCCACGGACGTGCTGCCGAACTCCGCCGGGATGTGGCTGCCCGCTCACCTCGCCTGGTTCGCCGGCGGGATGGCGCTCGCGGTCCTGGAGACCATCGCCGCCCGGTGCTCCGCGATCGTCGCGATCCCGACGGCGGCGGTGCTCTACCTGATCGTGTCGACGTGGGTGGGTGGCACCTTCGACGGTCCCGACCCGGCCTGGACGCCCGTGGCGAAGTCGATGCTGTACGCGGCGATCGCGACGCTGGTCGTGGCACCGCTAGCGCTGGGCAGCCGGGATTCCTACCACCGCGTGCTGGCCAGCAGGCCGATGGTGTGGCTCGGCGAGATCTCCTACGAGATCTTCCTGGTCCACGTCGTGGTCATGGCGCTGACGATGCACGTGGTGCTGGATTGGCCGCTGTTCACCGGTTCGACACCTGGGCTGATCGCGGCGACGCTGGCCTTCAGCGTGCCGGTCGCCTGGTTGCTACACCGGGTGACGAGGCCTCAGACCAGCGACCGCAGTGCGGGCAGCAGCGCCGAGAGTGCCTTACCCCGGTGCGACGCCGCATCCTTCTCCGCCGGCGTCAGCTCCGCGGCTGTCCTTGCCGAAGCCGCGGGCAGAAACACCGGGTCGTAGCCGAACCCGCCCTCGCCGCGCGTCGCCCGCACGATGCTGCCGGCCCACTCCCCCCGGACCACCGCGTGGTCGGACTCGGCAGGCCCGAACACCAGCGCGCACGCCGACACGAACGCGGCACCGCGGCGCTCATCCGGTACGTCGCCCAGCTGACCGAGGAGTAGGGCGGTGTTCGCGGCGTCGTCGCCGTGGCGCCCGGACCACCTCGCGCTCAGCACCCCCGGCATACCGTTGAGCGCGTCGACCTCGAGGCCGGAGTCGTCGGCCACGGCGGGCAGGCCGGTGGCGGCGAACGCGTCACGCGCCTTGGCCAACGCGTTCTCCTCGAACGTCGCTCCGGTCTCCGGCGCCTCGTCGAACGGAGGCACCTCGTCGAGCGCGACCAGTGTCAGACCGGACAGTCCTGCGCCGTCGAGCACGCGGCGCAGTTCGGCCAGCTTCTTGCGATTACGGCTGGCGACCAGTAAGCGAGTCACCCCGGCTCAGCTTCCGAACGCCTTCTTCGTGGGTTCACCGGAGTCCGGCAGCACCCCGGGATAAGGCAAATCCAGTGCGCTGCGCTGAATTTCGAACAACTGGTCGCATGAGGCCATGGCGAGATCGAGCATCTTGTCCAGCGTGGACCGCGGGAATGTCGCGCCCTCCCCGGTGCCCTGGATCTCGACGAGGGTGCCGGTGTCGGTGGCGACGACGTTCATGTCCACCTCCGCGCGCGAGTCCTCGGTGTAGGGCAGGTCCACCCGGATACGGCCGTCGACGACGCCGACGCTGACCGCGGCGATCGCGCACGACAGCGGACGCGGATCAGACAGCTTGCCTGCAGCGGCGAGATAGGTGACGGCATCCGACAGTGCGACGTAGGCGCCGGTGATGGCCGCGGTCCTGGTGCCGCCGTCGGCCTGGAGCACGTCGCAGTCGATCGCAATGGTGTTCTCCCCCAGCGCTGCCAGGTCGATGCAGGCGCGCAGCGACCGTCCGACCAGGCGGCTGATCTCCTGGGTGCGTCCGCCGACGCGTCCCTTGACCGATTCGCGGTCGGAGCGGTCGTGGGTGGCCGCGGGCAGCATCGCGTACTCGGCTGTCAGCCATCCCTGCCCTGAACCCTTGCGCCAGCGCGGCACACCCTCGGTGACGCTCGCCGTGCACATGACCCGGGTCTGACCGAACTCCACCAGGACCGAACCCGCAGGATGGGTGGTGAAGCCGCGGGTGATCGTGACCGGGCGCAATTCGTCGTCGAGCCGGCCGTCTTCTCGTCTGGACACGGGCCAACACTAGCCGGTAGCCGGAGTGACCCGGGTGGGGGTCAGTGGCGTTCAGCGGTGTGAAATATCGAACGTCTCGTTGCACACCACGGCATGCACCGGACCGTCGAACTCGGCCTTCGCCTCGCTGATGACATCCTCGCGCGACGTCCACGGCGGAATGTGGGTGAGCAGCAACTCGCCCACGCCGGCACGCGCCGCGGCCCGGCCGGCTTCGGTGCCCGACAGATGCAGCCGCGGCGGCCGCGACGGGGAATGCGTCCACGACGCCTCACACAGGAACACGTCGGCGTCGCGCGCCAAGTCGATGAGTTGATCGCAGTAACCGGTGTCGCCGCTGTAAACCAGGGTGGCGCCGGACGGATCGGTGATCCGCATGCCGTAGGACTCGGTGGGATGACACACCATCCGGGGTAACACCGTCAGCGCACCGATCTGCACCTCCTGGTTGTCCACCCAGTGCCGGACATCGAAGATGTCGGTGAAGTCATCGATTTCCCCGCCCTCGGGCGAGGACGCCGAACCAAGCCGCGCCCAGGTGTTCGCGGGCCCGTAGACGACGCCGCGTTCCGGCGCGGGCGTCGGATGGTAGCGCCGCCAGACGAACAGTCCCGGCAAATCCAGACAGTGGTCGGCATGCAGATGCGACAGCAACACGTGCACGGAATTGGGGTCGGCGTGCCGTTGCAGAGCACCGAGAACACCTCCACCGAAGTCGAGAACCAGGGGTGGGGTGTCGGGCGCACTGACGAGATATCCGGACGCGGGCGAATCAGGACCGACCACACTGCCGGAGCAACCGAGTACGGTGATTCGCACGCTCACTAGCTTGCCATGCCCACCATCTGCATGACGAAAACATCGCCGGTTTCGGCGATGAACGTCATGTTCGCAAGCCGGCGTGACGCTGAACTGGCCGGACACCGCCGAGGGTGGGCCCGAGGAAGCGCGCCGCAAGTGCGGTGAAAGCCTCAGGGTCGCCTGTTGCCTCGAACACTCGGCGCGGGACCTGCACCCCGTCGTCGGGGTGGGGTTTGAGCAACTCACGCTCGGAGAGCACGCGGAGTAGATCCTTTGCCGTCTCCTCGGCGCTGGACACCAGCGTCACGTGGTCGCCCATGGCCAGCTGGATCAGACCCGAGAGCATCGGATAGTGCGTGCAGCCCAGCACCAGCGTGTCGACCTCGGCCCGCTGCAGCGGCTCCAGGTATCCCTCGGCCAGCCCCAGGACCTGGCGCCCGCTCGTCACGCCGCGCTCGACGAAATCGACGAAACGCGGGCAGGCGACACCGAACACCTCGATGTCCCGTGCTGCTGTGAACGCGTCCTGGTATGCGCCGGAGGCGATCGTCGCCGCCGTCCCGATGACGCCGATCCGGCCATTGCGGGTGGTGGCGACGGCGCGCCGGACCGCAGGCAGGATCACCTCGACCACCGGGATGGGGGCATAGCGTTCCCGCGCATCGCGCAGGCAGGCCGACGACGCGGAGTTGCACGCGATCACCAGGGCCTTGATACCGCGGCCCGCGAGGTCGTCGCCGATCGCCAACGCGTGGGCCCGGATCTCGGGTATGGCCAGTGGCCCGTACGGTCCGTTGCCCGTGTCGCCGACGTAGATGATGTCCTCGTCGGGCAGCTGATCGATGATCGCCCGCGCAACCGTGAGTCCGCCCACCCCCGAGTCGAAGATCCCGATGGGCGCCTGCTGCTGTGCGTTCACGTGTTCAGTGACGGCGGTCGGACCGGACGCCGCAACGCCCTGGTCTTGCGCTCGGGCCCGGACAGCAGATAGGCGGCCAGCACGCCGGCGACCGCGCCGCACAGATGCCCCTGCCACGAGACACCGAAGGTCCCCGGCAGAACGCCGAGCAGGATGCTGCCGTAGATGAACAGCACCACCACGCCGGTGACGATCTCCCAGATCTTTCGGGTGAAGAAGCCGAACACGATCAGAAAGGTCAGCCACCCGAAGATCAGACCGGAGGCACCGATGTGGTTGGTCTCGACGACCATCCCGTTGTAGGTGGGGGCACCCAGGTTGCCGATGAGCCATGTTCCGAGGCCACCGAGAATCCAGATGATGGCGGTGGCGAAGATGAACCGCGACAAGCCCGCGAGGGTCATCAGGAATCCGAGGACGAGCGCCGGACCCGTATTGGCGATCAGGTGCTCCCAGTTCGAGTGCAGCAGCGGCGCGAACAGGACGCCGGTCAAGCCGTCGGTCTCGAGCGGTCGAATGCCGTTGCTGTCGAGGCGATGTCCCGTCACCGAGTCGTAGGCCTCGATGACATAGAGCAAGGCGACGAACGACAGGATGGTCAGTGCGCCGACCACCCACGCCGGCCGTTTCTTCGGCTCCACCGGGAGCGCGGAGTATCCGCCTGTACCCGTCATGCCCAAAGTTGCCCTTCCAGCGCGTCCTCCGCGTCATCAAGGCTACCGGCGTACGCGCCGGTCGACAGATACTTCCACCCGGCGTCGCAGACGGTGAAGGCGATGTCGGCGCGCTCACCGGCCTTGACGGCCTTGGCGGCCATGCCGAGCGCGGCGTGCAGGATCGCGCCGGTGGAGATGCCCGCGAAGATGCCCTCCACCTGGATGAGTTCGCGGGTGCGCCGCACGGCGTCGTAGGAGCCGACGGCGAAGCGGGTGGTCAGCACCTCGGGGTCGTACAGCTCGGGGATGAAGCCCTCGTCGATGTTGCGCAGCGCGTACACACCTTCGCCGTAGCGCGGTTCGGCCGCCACGATCTGTACCCCGGGCACATGTTCGCGCAGGAAGCGGCCCGTTCCCATCAGCGTTCCGGTGGTCCCCAGTCCCGCGACGAAGTGG includes the following:
- the rph gene encoding ribonuclease PH, which gives rise to MSRREDGRLDDELRPVTITRGFTTHPAGSVLVEFGQTRVMCTASVTEGVPRWRKGSGQGWLTAEYAMLPAATHDRSDRESVKGRVGGRTQEISRLVGRSLRACIDLAALGENTIAIDCDVLQADGGTRTAAITGAYVALSDAVTYLAAAGKLSDPRPLSCAIAAVSVGVVDGRIRVDLPYTEDSRAEVDMNVVATDTGTLVEIQGTGEGATFPRSTLDKMLDLAMASCDQLFEIQRSALDLPYPGVLPDSGEPTKKAFGS
- a CDS encoding cyclic nucleotide-degrading phosphodiesterase → MSVRITVLGCSGSVVGPDSPASGYLVSAPDTPPLVLDFGGGVLGALQRHADPNSVHVLLSHLHADHCLDLPGLFVWRRYHPTPAPERGVVYGPANTWARLGSASSPEGGEIDDFTDIFDVRHWVDNQEVQIGALTVLPRMVCHPTESYGMRITDPSGATLVYSGDTGYCDQLIDLARDADVFLCEASWTHSPSRPPRLHLSGTEAGRAAARAGVGELLLTHIPPWTSREDVISEAKAEFDGPVHAVVCNETFDISHR
- the murI gene encoding glutamate racemase; protein product: MNAQQQAPIGIFDSGVGGLTVARAIIDQLPDEDIIYVGDTGNGPYGPLAIPEIRAHALAIGDDLAGRGIKALVIACNSASSACLRDARERYAPIPVVEVILPAVRRAVATTRNGRIGVIGTAATIASGAYQDAFTAARDIEVFGVACPRFVDFVERGVTSGRQVLGLAEGYLEPLQRAEVDTLVLGCTHYPMLSGLIQLAMGDHVTLVSSAEETAKDLLRVLSERELLKPHPDDGVQVPRRVFEATGDPEAFTALAARFLGPTLGGVRPVQRHAGLRT
- a CDS encoding rhomboid family protein is translated as MTGTGGYSALPVEPKKRPAWVVGALTILSFVALLYVIEAYDSVTGHRLDSNGIRPLETDGLTGVLFAPLLHSNWEHLIANTGPALVLGFLMTLAGLSRFIFATAIIWILGGLGTWLIGNLGAPTYNGMVVETNHIGASGLIFGWLTFLIVFGFFTRKIWEIVTGVVVLFIYGSILLGVLPGTFGVSWQGHLCGAVAGVLAAYLLSGPERKTRALRRPVRPPSLNT